Proteins from a genomic interval of Candidatus Babela massiliensis:
- a CDS encoding AAA family ATPase has translation MVLCKPELDKLTKILFGVFISFNFYLSSMETDNKIPNKKFQNLDNIFQYEVAQQTGGTCGYHALYNGLTLLKALEDPSKYKLLTSNEDRGNYFGSIDSTWTKEIIKKRIRTLAKYYIADHLFKSFKNIEIISKPEENAYKLNLSNNWVKLKQFYSDLKNIEEYRKKFINLIVDVSSDIANRLIIFEKDQATCRVDKQDFINIFKLFYKSQNFDKIYEVIDFSSINFEIISDNKIKNLNKPNEVYVINWQDISNQDRVKFYVNDRQEVSNEANAGEWLTSEEIEFLIETDKKLKHTNIFCIDTLKENEIKELFLLNASLKQLVIDFKSKDYSGTAIFLLYFPKHWITCVLTKDKDSLPNFILMDSYYNKNRTCSKKIFNLIKQIYNPEVIYSKVNQTKSNFSGYNAAYNVLTNLELLENGSGANLFSKDNDIKFEEFTSSSKKLIIQNRMRKLVEYYIADHLLKSLKSVDIVSEPSFNCYKLNLSDKYIKLKHLNLSLFHLEELRKEFCDLIYKVACDLVEDLVYFEDDKATVIVKKQDIIDAFEYRYRSFKERSEIIAKAKEHFIEFSDLKFEVIFDNRINDLSVKDESKIYTINWSCFASDNFLTRFNGISKDTVFDEPGSWLSTDEIDSLFRLAKCKNFEFLKDLQIFWIDKFNDESLHEIFEKSDNLRRSFSSFINANTRGSLLFMLDIAKHWVPLIMTKKIGELPRFILADSRNNQGDYVCDDVSKLINFLSGKLKDLRNSSDEELRKFLEKSRPNNYLKNFDNIFQYKNISQDYYSGYYSLYNAIVVLNSLDCKSNFQLFSDYEFRNKFFGKADSKWTKYITEARVKDLAKAFISDCLFKSLRKTEIISEFQDKCYKLNLSNEWIKLSSMASNLEENDKDEFGFSLCSRLSIERTRKKVCQMIYEVAEILSNNFVKYNNKFVYHIRSDDIFRIFENCFGQKGETIKDNICDIINLSDLDFEVISDYMIVNLNNNSKVYKINWQNRFNENFADLIDIENVTQFDICDPGLWISKEELENIISLEKISKIDIPRDIFIRCVDISKKNVIQELLKKDIDFREFIDNFNNIDYSGMAILLFSHKNYWITCVINKNKKELAKVFLVNCYENSNSAYLDEIITFIKLISEVSLEKPNVSKKDKNNTKDFNEFLNSNTIEQDSDTFDKDNKQETLAQSFKRIPSIMFRDLIGDLPIEIKNLVQSIKSEELSDKDIKNILLVGAPGTGKTSLAEAIAKETNSDFYYLNAGSLITSYQGSGSESINAVFNYTENSSKNSVIFIDEVDAITNNDINDKNGESLRATRNLQCNLSQNKSICILATNYPDKLPQPLKDRFITVEIKLPMVVDIVDFLRKGLRVKGYYSSTDTLQAIANMFNDLNYRDLSKILVNSTSMIKSRSIEDRILTEKDYIVAIYNQRPKMIIASEEHAKALLKYYLEIYGLQLQDVTFNNFWGKLFKHMFKCTAENVKNTVTNIKSRALNLRTLTINDIYTGMYWEQNGTLADQNLRFTILKHLINDKTTSDITDYVYNDIAAEAVDNFTAKDLQEVVDNAMISVRWRGLKFIKSHDLYIGLYSVLQKKAKAVQIIVGDHTISTLANEPKSGLSGEASLGASFSIPIPAPIPISLPINLRGGYNSSASQNYQWFKNTNVYHESRDLAENEKFLRNDIEGGSQNKKTRLDYRTEKLPGYYLRLAVIKYFLHNVNHDLSKEDIRKFAEITLDLTCYTLKEIINLGDRMRYEERWHNKPQGIFESKYPPYEFGNKKLLLVDLVKAADNLGIDLYRGDEKKLKETISQTRAKYKAKMEQFKDRYKDKELQKSMFGALSYNFEALLLLSNVQSLVKDFSKMESYDLDKEMSKLGIGDITFNHIKEIFNLSKILSKDDITMRDKDQLIAKYIAAYTMFGVIDTINRAKKFSRE, from the coding sequence ATGGTTTTATGCAAACCAGAGTTAGATAAATTAACCAAAATTTTATTTGGAGTCTTTATTTCTTTCAATTTTTATTTAAGTTCTATGGAAACTGATAATAAAATTCCGAATAAGAAATTTCAAAATTTAGATAATATATTTCAATACGAAGTTGCTCAACAGACTGGAGGAACTTGTGGATATCATGCTCTTTATAATGGTCTTACATTATTAAAAGCCCTAGAAGATCCATCAAAATATAAGTTACTTACTAGTAATGAAGATAGAGGTAATTATTTTGGTTCTATAGATTCTACTTGGACTAAAGAAATTATAAAAAAAAGAATTAGAACTCTTGCAAAATATTATATTGCTGATCATTTATTTAAAAGTTTCAAAAATATAGAAATAATTTCGAAGCCTGAAGAGAATGCTTATAAGTTAAATTTGAGTAATAACTGGGTAAAGCTTAAGCAGTTTTATTCTGATTTAAAAAATATTGAAGAATATAGAAAGAAATTCATTAACCTTATTGTTGATGTTTCTAGTGATATTGCAAATCGTTTAATAATTTTTGAAAAAGACCAAGCTACTTGCAGGGTTGATAAACAAGATTTTATAAATATTTTTAAGCTTTTTTATAAATCTCAAAATTTCGATAAAATTTATGAAGTAATAGATTTTTCTAGTATTAACTTTGAAATTATTTCTGATAATAAAATCAAAAATTTAAATAAACCTAATGAGGTCTATGTTATTAATTGGCAAGATATATCAAATCAAGATCGAGTTAAATTTTATGTTAATGATAGGCAAGAGGTTTCTAATGAAGCTAATGCTGGAGAGTGGTTAACTAGTGAGGAAATAGAATTTCTGATAGAGACTGATAAAAAGTTGAAACATACAAATATTTTTTGTATTGATACTCTAAAGGAGAATGAAATTAAGGAATTATTTTTATTAAATGCTTCCTTAAAACAACTTGTGATAGATTTTAAGTCTAAGGATTATTCTGGAACAGCAATTTTTTTGCTTTATTTTCCTAAACATTGGATAACTTGTGTTCTTACTAAAGATAAGGACAGTTTGCCTAATTTTATTTTGATGGATTCTTATTATAATAAAAATCGAACTTGTTCTAAGAAGATCTTTAATTTGATTAAGCAAATATATAATCCCGAGGTAATTTATAGCAAAGTTAATCAAACTAAAAGCAATTTTTCAGGTTATAATGCCGCTTATAATGTTTTAACAAACTTAGAGTTGTTAGAAAATGGCTCTGGCGCTAACCTTTTTAGCAAAGATAATGATATTAAGTTTGAGGAATTTACTTCTAGTTCTAAGAAGTTAATTATACAAAATAGAATGAGAAAATTGGTAGAATATTATATTGCAGATCATTTGCTCAAAAGCTTAAAAAGTGTTGATATAGTATCTGAACCATCTTTCAATTGCTATAAATTGAATTTGAGTGATAAATATATTAAATTAAAGCATTTAAATTTAAGTTTATTCCATTTAGAAGAATTAAGAAAGGAATTTTGTGATCTTATTTACAAAGTTGCTTGTGATCTTGTTGAAGATTTGGTGTATTTTGAAGATGATAAAGCTACTGTTATAGTCAAAAAACAGGATATAATTGATGCCTTTGAATATAGGTATAGAAGTTTTAAGGAAAGGTCTGAGATTATAGCTAAGGCTAAAGAACATTTTATAGAGTTTTCAGATTTAAAATTCGAAGTTATTTTTGATAATCGTATTAATGATTTAAGTGTTAAAGATGAAAGCAAGATTTATACTATCAATTGGTCTTGTTTTGCAAGTGATAATTTTTTAACTAGATTTAATGGTATATCCAAAGATACTGTTTTTGATGAACCAGGCAGTTGGTTATCTACTGATGAAATTGATTCACTCTTTAGATTAGCGAAGTGTAAGAATTTTGAATTTCTTAAAGATTTACAAATATTTTGGATAGATAAGTTTAATGATGAGAGCTTACATGAAATTTTTGAAAAGTCCGATAATTTAAGAAGAAGTTTTTCTAGTTTTATTAATGCTAATACCAGAGGATCTTTGCTTTTTATGTTAGATATTGCAAAACATTGGGTTCCTTTGATTATGACTAAAAAAATAGGAGAATTGCCAAGGTTTATATTAGCAGATTCAAGAAATAATCAGGGGGATTATGTTTGTGACGATGTTTCAAAATTAATAAACTTTTTAAGTGGTAAGTTAAAAGATTTAAGAAATAGTAGTGATGAGGAATTACGAAAGTTTCTAGAAAAATCTAGACCAAATAATTATTTAAAGAATTTTGATAATATATTTCAATATAAAAATATTTCTCAAGATTATTACTCAGGTTATTATTCGCTTTATAATGCTATTGTTGTTTTAAATTCTTTAGATTGTAAGTCTAATTTTCAATTATTTTCTGACTATGAATTTAGAAATAAATTTTTTGGTAAAGCGGATTCTAAGTGGACGAAATATATAACTGAAGCTAGAGTTAAAGATTTAGCTAAGGCATTTATATCTGATTGTTTATTTAAATCCTTAAGAAAGACAGAGATAATTTCGGAGTTCCAAGATAAGTGTTATAAGCTTAATTTGAGTAATGAATGGATTAAGTTATCTTCCATGGCTAGTAATTTAGAAGAGAATGATAAAGATGAATTTGGATTTAGTTTATGTTCCCGTTTATCTATAGAAAGAACAAGAAAAAAAGTTTGTCAAATGATTTATGAAGTAGCTGAGATTTTGTCTAATAATTTTGTGAAATATAATAATAAATTTGTTTATCATATTAGGTCCGATGATATATTCAGGATATTTGAAAATTGTTTTGGTCAAAAAGGTGAAACTATTAAAGACAACATATGTGATATTATAAATTTATCGGATTTAGATTTTGAAGTTATCTCAGATTATATGATTGTAAATCTAAATAATAATAGTAAAGTTTATAAGATAAATTGGCAAAATAGATTTAATGAGAATTTTGCCGATTTAATTGATATTGAGAACGTAACTCAGTTTGATATATGCGATCCGGGGTTATGGATATCAAAAGAAGAATTGGAAAATATTATATCTTTAGAAAAGATCAGTAAGATTGATATACCTAGAGATATATTTATACGATGTGTTGATATTTCTAAAAAAAATGTTATTCAGGAATTGCTTAAAAAAGATATTGATTTTAGGGAATTTATTGATAACTTTAATAATATAGATTATTCCGGTATGGCAATTTTATTATTTTCTCATAAAAATTATTGGATAACCTGTGTTATTAATAAAAATAAAAAAGAATTGGCCAAAGTTTTTTTAGTTAACTGCTATGAAAATTCTAATTCTGCTTATCTAGATGAAATTATAACTTTTATAAAGTTAATATCAGAGGTGAGTTTAGAAAAACCTAATGTAAGTAAGAAAGATAAAAATAATACTAAAGATTTTAATGAATTTTTAAACTCTAATACTATTGAACAAGATTCTGATACTTTTGATAAAGATAATAAACAAGAAACTTTGGCTCAGAGTTTTAAACGGATTCCTTCTATTATGTTTAGAGATTTAATAGGGGATCTACCTATAGAGATAAAAAACCTTGTACAAAGTATAAAATCTGAAGAGCTAAGTGATAAGGATATAAAGAATATTTTATTAGTTGGAGCTCCAGGGACAGGAAAAACCTCTTTAGCAGAAGCTATTGCTAAAGAAACTAATAGTGATTTTTATTATCTTAATGCAGGCTCATTAATAACTAGTTACCAAGGATCAGGATCTGAATCTATTAATGCTGTTTTTAATTATACCGAGAATTCATCTAAAAATTCCGTTATATTTATAGATGAGGTTGACGCCATAACTAATAATGATATTAATGATAAAAATGGTGAAAGTTTAAGAGCGACTAGAAATTTACAGTGTAATTTATCTCAAAATAAATCAATATGTATTTTAGCTACTAACTATCCTGATAAATTACCTCAACCTCTTAAAGATCGCTTTATTACTGTAGAAATTAAGTTACCTATGGTTGTAGATATAGTTGATTTTTTACGAAAAGGTCTTAGGGTTAAAGGTTATTATTCTTCAACTGATACATTGCAAGCGATAGCTAACATGTTTAATGATTTAAATTATAGGGATTTGTCTAAAATATTGGTAAATTCTACCTCTATGATAAAAAGTAGATCTATTGAAGATAGGATTCTAACAGAGAAAGATTATATAGTTGCTATATATAACCAAAGACCTAAAATGATTATTGCTTCTGAAGAACATGCAAAAGCTTTACTAAAATATTATCTTGAAATCTATGGATTACAATTACAAGATGTGACTTTTAATAATTTCTGGGGAAAGTTATTTAAACATATGTTTAAGTGTACTGCTGAGAATGTTAAAAATACTGTAACCAATATAAAATCTAGAGCTTTAAACTTAAGAACTTTAACTATAAATGATATTTATACAGGAATGTACTGGGAACAAAACGGTACTTTAGCAGATCAAAATTTAAGATTTACTATTCTTAAACATTTAATAAACGATAAAACGACCTCTGATATAACAGATTATGTTTACAATGATATAGCAGCTGAGGCTGTAGATAATTTTACTGCTAAAGATTTGCAAGAAGTCGTTGATAATGCAATGATTTCTGTTCGTTGGAGAGGTCTAAAGTTTATAAAGTCTCATGATTTATATATAGGTTTATATTCGGTTTTACAAAAAAAGGCTAAAGCTGTACAAATTATAGTGGGAGATCACACTATTTCTACTTTGGCTAATGAACCTAAGAGTGGATTAAGTGGAGAAGCAAGTTTGGGAGCTAGTTTTAGTATACCAATACCTGCCCCGATTCCTATATCATTGCCTATTAATTTAAGAGGTGGTTATAATTCGTCTGCTTCTCAAAATTATCAATGGTTTAAAAATACTAATGTATATCATGAATCAAGAGATCTAGCAGAAAATGAAAAGTTTCTAAGGAATGATATAGAGGGAGGCTCTCAAAATAAAAAAACTCGTTTAGATTATCGAACAGAAAAATTACCGGGATATTATTTAAGATTAGCAGTTATTAAATATTTTCTTCATAATGTCAATCATGATCTTTCAAAAGAAGATATAAGGAAATTTGCAGAAATTACTTTGGATCTAACTTGTTATACTTTGAAAGAGATAATAAATTTAGGAGATAGAATGAGATATGAAGAAAGATGGCATAATAAACCTCAAGGAATATTTGAGAGTAAATATCCTCCTTATGAATTTGGCAACAAGAAATTGCTATTGGTAGATTTAGTTAAAGCTGCTGATAATTTAGGTATTGATTTATATAGAGGCGATGAAAAGAAACTTAAGGAAACTATAAGTCAAACACGCGCTAAATATAAGGCCAAGATGGAGCAATTCAAAGATAGGTATAAGGACAAAGAATTACAAAAAAGCATGTTTGGGGCTTTGTCATATAATTTTGAAGCATTATTGCTTTTATCAAATGTTCAATCTTTAGTAAAAGATTTTTCTAAAATGGAATCTTACGATTTAGATAAAGAGATGTCTAAATTAGGAATTGGTGATATTACCTTTAATCATATAAAAGAGATTTTTAATCTATCAAAAATTTTGTCAAAAGATGATATTACTATGAGGGATAAAGATCAACTGATAGCTAAATATATAGCAGCCTATACTATGTTTGGAGTAATTGATACTATAAATCGAGCAAAAAAATTTAGCCGAGAGTAA
- a CDS encoding Fic family protein: MKLKYCLLILITQIFSLYSMEKPEALSSEESIKVQPISETPITKIPKYVYENCNQATRYNWNEEFLEKLKKQVKNFSKEKVSAKYPNKNDFIRHAEGFDWVYGLNYLEENYLKPNIDFVSALSIDEVKKVNGFLSRLVSDIPGQFRKHSIIWRKRNFTNAETIFFEFIEHNTPEDLFIGNNDFNLRVDDNKNISILAIKRVLEYYKANPRCIHGLTNQALGINVDEIKTWAQESLGLHNNVKKNIKPNFINLTTWINKRIHMFPAFDVIEEQVLNALDKIKDPSMHPVRKAAFIWYEIVRIHISHEANKRSGKALASIILLQNGYLPPLIDKEDEKLYLSTLLTSLHEDNFEIFLNFVIKMIEKTQEKYKSGLLKI; the protein is encoded by the coding sequence ATGAAATTAAAATATTGTTTACTTATTTTAATTACCCAAATATTTTCACTTTATTCAATGGAAAAACCTGAAGCTTTGTCTTCAGAGGAATCTATTAAAGTTCAACCTATATCAGAAACACCTATAACAAAAATACCAAAATACGTTTATGAAAATTGCAATCAAGCTACAAGGTATAATTGGAACGAAGAATTTTTAGAAAAGTTAAAAAAACAAGTAAAAAATTTTTCTAAGGAAAAAGTATCAGCAAAATATCCAAATAAAAATGATTTTATTAGACACGCTGAAGGTTTTGATTGGGTTTATGGACTTAATTATCTTGAAGAAAATTACTTAAAACCCAATATAGATTTTGTCAGTGCTTTATCTATTGACGAAGTTAAAAAAGTAAACGGATTTTTATCAAGATTAGTTTCTGATATACCAGGACAATTTAGAAAACACTCCATTATATGGAGAAAAAGAAATTTTACGAATGCCGAAACTATATTCTTTGAATTTATAGAACATAACACTCCGGAAGATCTTTTCATAGGCAATAATGATTTCAACCTAAGAGTCGATGATAACAAAAATATTAGCATTCTTGCTATAAAAAGAGTACTAGAATACTATAAGGCAAATCCTAGATGTATTCACGGTCTTACAAATCAAGCACTCGGAATCAATGTTGACGAAATCAAGACATGGGCACAAGAAAGTCTGGGTTTGCATAATAACGTTAAAAAAAACATAAAACCTAATTTTATAAACTTGACTACTTGGATCAACAAACGTATACATATGTTTCCAGCTTTTGATGTAATTGAAGAACAAGTATTAAACGCATTGGATAAAATTAAAGATCCATCAATGCATCCTGTTAGAAAGGCTGCTTTTATTTGGTATGAAATAGTTAGGATACATATTTCTCATGAAGCAAATAAACGTAGTGGTAAAGCATTAGCATCTATAATATTACTTCAAAATGGTTATTTACCACCTTTAATTGACAAAGAAGACGAGAAATTATACCTAAGTACATTATTAACATCATTGCATGAAGATAATTTTGAAATTTTCCTAAACTTTGTTATAAAAATGATAGAGAAAACTCAAGAAAAATATAAATCTGGTCTTTTAAAAATATAA
- the dnaJ gene encoding molecular chaperone DnaJ has protein sequence MSKADYYKVLGVPKTATQDEIKSAYRKLALKYHPDRNPDNKEAEEKFKEAAEAYEVLSNTEKRKQYDQFGHEGPSMGGFGANMNMDDIFSNFEDIFGNIFGAGQKKKSKKSGPTPKRGQDLAKELNISLEESFLGTTKDIKVYRYVSCDVCHGKGSQEPSSIEVCKECTGTGQVGYRHGIFMYTQACPVCNGEGFIIKNPCTKCKGQTRIQQYDSLKISIPKGIFDKAELRIPEKGDAGTFNGPAGDLYLRVHVMPHPTFKRVEDDIHCSILLTYPQFVFGSQVEIENIDGTKESLKVPKGWQIGDPIRIKGQGFQKIRGKTKGDLVVTPKCDIPKKLSASAEKALKEYSDAIGTQINENESDGSIKSFFKKFLG, from the coding sequence ATGAGTAAAGCAGACTATTACAAAGTACTTGGTGTACCTAAAACGGCTACCCAAGATGAAATTAAATCAGCATATAGAAAATTGGCTCTAAAATATCATCCTGATAGAAATCCGGACAACAAAGAGGCTGAAGAAAAATTCAAAGAAGCTGCTGAAGCTTATGAAGTTCTTTCAAATACTGAAAAGCGTAAGCAGTATGATCAATTTGGTCATGAAGGTCCTTCAATGGGTGGCTTTGGCGCAAATATGAATATGGATGATATCTTTAGCAACTTTGAAGATATATTTGGCAATATCTTTGGAGCAGGACAGAAAAAGAAAAGTAAAAAATCAGGTCCTACACCAAAAAGAGGACAAGATCTGGCTAAAGAATTAAATATAAGCCTTGAAGAATCATTCTTAGGTACAACAAAAGATATTAAAGTATATCGTTATGTAAGCTGTGATGTATGTCATGGAAAAGGTTCTCAAGAACCTTCATCAATAGAAGTTTGTAAAGAATGTACAGGAACCGGACAAGTTGGTTATCGACATGGAATATTCATGTATACTCAAGCATGTCCAGTATGTAATGGTGAAGGCTTCATAATTAAAAATCCATGTACAAAATGTAAAGGTCAAACTAGAATTCAGCAATACGATAGCTTAAAAATTAGTATTCCAAAGGGAATATTTGATAAAGCTGAATTAAGAATTCCTGAAAAAGGTGATGCTGGGACCTTTAACGGACCTGCTGGTGACTTATATTTAAGAGTACATGTAATGCCTCATCCAACATTCAAAAGAGTGGAAGATGACATACACTGTTCAATTTTACTAACATATCCACAATTTGTATTTGGATCTCAAGTAGAAATTGAAAATATAGATGGCACTAAAGAAAGTCTAAAAGTTCCTAAAGGTTGGCAAATTGGCGATCCTATAAGAATTAAAGGTCAAGGATTTCAAAAAATAAGAGGTAAAACTAAAGGTGATTTAGTAGTAACTCCAAAATGTGATATACCTAAAAAGCTATCTGCCTCTGCTGAAAAAGCGTTAAAAGAGTATTCTGATGCTATTGGAACTCAAATCAACGAAAATGAATCAGATGGTTCAATAAAAAGTTTTTTTAAAAAATTTTTAGGCTAA
- a CDS encoding DUF6629 family protein, whose protein sequence is MCFSAKASFIASISLGFIGLATLKQVKKKTQLLFALIPLMFSIQQFSEGLIWLLKDNFSTNHILIKALSYIFLNFALIIWPIVIPLSLYNLEEDKNRRWYLKILLSLGLAWAILFFVVLLKEQVFVAIECSHIYYNVHVPFYKNYNLALTVYGMTTILPFFISTRKSMKIFGTLLLFSCLISYVCWYNYLTSVWCFFAALLSLSVYVIIKWQNIKENYLTVLNRYKNLNKI, encoded by the coding sequence ATGTGTTTTTCTGCAAAAGCAAGTTTTATTGCCTCTATATCGCTTGGATTTATCGGTTTAGCTACTTTAAAACAAGTAAAAAAAAAGACGCAATTGCTTTTTGCACTTATACCACTAATGTTTTCTATTCAACAGTTTAGTGAAGGACTTATTTGGTTATTAAAAGACAATTTTAGTACCAATCATATTTTAATAAAAGCTTTATCTTATATATTTTTAAATTTTGCACTTATAATTTGGCCTATAGTTATTCCTTTATCTCTTTATAATTTAGAAGAAGATAAAAATAGAAGATGGTATTTAAAAATACTTTTATCACTGGGACTTGCATGGGCTATTTTATTTTTTGTAGTACTATTAAAAGAGCAGGTTTTTGTGGCTATCGAATGCTCACATATTTACTATAATGTTCATGTACCATTTTATAAAAACTATAATTTAGCATTAACAGTTTATGGTATGACAACTATATTGCCATTTTTTATCTCAACAAGAAAAAGCATGAAAATATTTGGAACCTTACTTTTATTCTCATGTCTAATATCTTATGTATGCTGGTATAATTATTTAACTTCTGTTTGGTGCTTTTTTGCAGCACTATTGAGCTTATCGGTTTACGTTATTATTAAGTGGCAAAATATAAAAGAAAACTATTTGACTGTACTTAATAGATACAAAAATCTAAATAAAATTTAA
- a CDS encoding DNA double-strand break repair nuclease NurA, whose product MLDKNKLILKLNEFVPKYFFNINQEVELARQYFDWLREHQDQIRLILSQEAKYTMPDYINNIDQVKDLNLDNKFLLYTVISVDGSQIYPDRHYGISCFLLNLGLVQINYLDPVSQVNFSSVPYLYKEIQNTEHLSQEIINCKRNELEIQKCLELSINAKNYSKNIIALLDGTLIFSHLDSKDIKIRDYFLSRYIKVLDEFYQKRIPVFGFISFTKSKDIVNIIKNGILLSIIPDLSYDYLHSSLDNNLTEKNLLDNVVDSDLMDHILKPFCRSNIFLSNTKILNYYPDHLKINFCYINIESEIIRVEFPSWLSQDLEYLDSLLKLIIDQCKKGQGYPVALSEAHEQAVVKSIDREFFFQMIQKISLTNKNSLKMSKKSLKKKFVSI is encoded by the coding sequence ATGCTTGATAAAAATAAGTTGATATTAAAGCTAAATGAATTTGTTCCTAAGTATTTTTTTAATATTAATCAGGAAGTAGAACTAGCTCGTCAATATTTTGATTGGTTAAGAGAACACCAAGATCAAATAAGGTTAATTTTAAGTCAAGAAGCTAAATATACTATGCCTGATTATATAAATAATATAGATCAGGTCAAAGATCTTAATTTAGATAATAAATTTTTATTGTATACAGTTATCTCAGTTGATGGCTCTCAGATATATCCCGATAGGCATTACGGAATATCTTGTTTTTTGCTTAATTTGGGGTTAGTTCAAATAAATTATTTAGATCCTGTATCACAAGTTAACTTCAGTTCTGTTCCATATCTTTATAAGGAAATACAAAATACTGAACATTTATCTCAAGAAATTATAAATTGTAAGCGTAATGAGCTTGAAATTCAAAAGTGTCTTGAATTAAGTATAAATGCTAAAAATTATTCTAAAAATATTATTGCTTTACTAGATGGTACTCTTATATTTAGTCATTTAGATAGTAAAGATATTAAAATAAGAGATTATTTTTTATCAAGATATATTAAAGTTCTTGATGAATTTTACCAAAAACGCATTCCTGTATTTGGTTTTATTAGTTTTACTAAAAGCAAAGATATAGTAAATATTATCAAAAACGGTATTTTATTATCTATCATTCCTGATCTATCTTATGATTATTTACACTCTTCTTTAGATAATAATTTGACTGAGAAAAATCTTTTAGACAACGTAGTTGATTCTGATTTAATGGATCATATTTTAAAGCCATTTTGTAGATCAAATATATTTTTGAGCAATACAAAAATTTTAAATTATTATCCTGATCATTTAAAGATAAATTTCTGTTATATAAATATAGAAAGTGAAATAATAAGAGTCGAATTTCCTTCCTGGCTTTCTCAGGATCTTGAATATCTTGATAGTTTACTTAAGTTGATTATCGATCAATGTAAAAAAGGACAAGGCTATCCTGTTGCTTTATCAGAAGCTCATGAGCAAGCAGTTGTTAAGAGTATCGATCGAGAATTTTTTTTCCAAATGATTCAAAAAATAAGCTTAACTAATAAAAACTCTCTAAAAATGTCTAAAAAAAGCTTAAAGAAAAAATTTGTTAGTATTTAA
- a CDS encoding iron-sulfur cluster assembly scaffold protein — protein sequence MSLYKKKLFEHYQNPRNYGVIEGYNFKAELTNFSCGDSVLFQALVNNNCFEKIAFQGQGCIISQATASMLTEYIINKDFDFVKNLSKEDILNMIELDLGPMRLKCALLPLEALNIGINNLK from the coding sequence ATGAGTTTGTATAAAAAAAAATTGTTTGAGCATTATCAAAACCCGAGAAATTATGGTGTTATTGAAGGTTATAATTTTAAAGCAGAATTAACTAATTTTTCTTGTGGAGATAGTGTATTATTTCAAGCATTAGTAAATAATAACTGTTTTGAAAAGATTGCTTTTCAAGGTCAAGGATGTATAATTAGTCAAGCGACTGCTTCTATGTTGACTGAATATATAATTAATAAAGATTTTGATTTTGTTAAAAATTTATCTAAAGAAGATATATTAAACATGATAGAATTAGATTTAGGACCTATGCGTTTAAAATGTGCTCTATTGCCATTAGAAGCTTTAAATATCGGTATAAATAATTTAAAGTAA